A region of the Nocardia nova SH22a genome:
AACCATCCGTCGCTGTAGGCGTCCTGGAAGTGCTGCCAGTCGGCGGAATCGACGTAGTCGCAGGCGAATCCGCCGCCGATGTCGATGGCGGTCGCGGCGAGTCCGCTGGCTCGCGCGGCCAGGCAGCGATCGATCAGTTCGTTCGCCAGCGCGGCGCGCGGTCCCGGCAGATAGCCGTCGAGGTGGAAGGAGAACCCGTCCATCGTGATGTCGGCACGCAGCTGGACGCATCGGTCGAGTGCGCGCCCGAGCTGGTGGGCGTCCATGCCGAAACGACTGTCCGGACCGGTAGGCGGCAGCACCCGGAGCAGGACCCGCGCCGGTATTCCCACGGCGACCAGTCGTTCGAGTTCGTCGGGGTCGTCGATGGTGATCAGGCAGTCGTGACGGGCGGCCAGCCACAGCAGTTCGTTGGATTTGGCGGGCCCGGTCACGACGATGTCGGTGCCGCGCACGCCGTGGCCGAGGGCGTGAACCAGCTCCGGCGCACTGGCGACATCGACGCCTCCGTCGTGTGTCGCGCAGGCGTCGAGCCAGGCCCCGGCCTTGTTGGCCTTCTTACCGAAGTAGATCCGGCCCCCGACCCGTGCCGCGCGCAGGGCGGTGCGGAAGGAGTCCAGGTTGGCGGCGAACCGGCCGGGGTCGATGACGTGGAACGGGCCACCGATCGCGGCCGCGATGTCGCCGAGCAGCACCGGATCGGATTGCACCGATACCGCCCAGTCCGACTGGTGCGCCGCGAGCGTGGGACCGATGCGCGATGCTGTCATTTCCACAGGTCGATGCTCCGTCCTCGCCCGGCCGCGATGGCACGGGTGGCGAACGCGTGCGCGACGGGGATGTCGGTGATGATCATGCCGCTGGAGAAGGCGAACACCCGGTCCTCCGGTGTCCGCCGCCCAGGTTCGCGCCCGGCCAGGATGCCGGGCAGG
Encoded here:
- a CDS encoding alanine racemase, translating into MTASRIGPTLAAHQSDWAVSVQSDPVLLGDIAAAIGGPFHVIDPGRFAANLDSFRTALRAARVGGRIYFGKKANKAGAWLDACATHDGGVDVASAPELVHALGHGVRGTDIVVTGPAKSNELLWLAARHDCLITIDDPDELERLVAVGIPARVLLRVLPPTGPDSRFGMDAHQLGRALDRCVQLRADITMDGFSFHLDGYLPGPRAALANELIDRCLAARASGLAATAIDIGGGFACDYVDSADWQHFQDAYSDGWFHAGKQFTRFYPYHQAPAGADMLTAVLDRVGPRFAATGTRLLCEPGRALLDQAGFSVFPVQGCKQRGDHAVVTVGGLSMSVSEQWKGSEFLPDPMLWRPAPTGENDAPVAAFVAGASCLEYDVLTWRKITFPRRPRYGDLIVYPNTAGYQMDKNESRFHQLPLPPKVRVHTRDDRRTWSVDAN